A segment of the Sanyastnella coralliicola genome:
CTCGGGAAGCGCCGTACCTTTGTACCATGATCCTATACAACGTAACTGTAAGCATCGACGAAGATGTACATGAAGAGTGGCTGAAATGGATGAAGGAAAAACACATTCCAGACGTCATGGCCACAGGCATGTTCAAAGAAAACCGCATCTGTAAAGTCGAAGGCGAAGAGGAGGGAGGTAAAACCTACGCCATCCAGTACGTAGCACCTGATCGTGAGCATTACGATCGCTATCAGAAAGAGTTCGCCGCTGGGTTGCAAGCAGATCATACCCAACGCTACCAAGGGAAATTCGCGGCCTTCCGCACCATCCTTGAGATTTTGCACGAGACACGATGAAGGTTCGCGCGAAGAAAGCCTTAGGACAACACTTCCTCAAGAACCGAGGGATTGCCATGGATATCGCCAAGGCAATGACCATGCACGGCGACTATGCGAAGATGTTGGAAATTGGTCCGGGTACTGGAGCACTAACAACATGCATTCTCGAAGCTTTTCCAGAAACGGAACTCTATGTAATGGAGATCGACCAAGAGTCGATTGTTTACCTGGAGCAAGAGAAGATCCTGCCTTCAGGACGGATCTTGCCAGTAGATTTCTTACGTGCCGATCTGAACGAACTTCTGGGCGATAACTTCGGACTGATTGGGAACTTCCCCTATAACATCAGCTCGCAGATTCTATTCCGCGTCTTCGACCACAGAGATGACATTCCAGAAATTGTGGGGATGTTCCAAAAAGAAGTCGCCGAACGCGTGGCAAGTGGACCAGGGAACAAGAACTACGGTATTCTCTCTGTGCTTCTTCAGCTCTTCTACGATATCGAATATCTCTTCACTGTAGATGCTCAGGAGTTTGATCCTCCACCGAAGGTACAGTCAGGGGTTATTCGCTTGCGTCGAAATGAGGTGACTGAATTGGAATGCGATGTAAAGAAGCTGAAACGCGTGGTTAAAGCAGGATTCAACCAACGACGAAAAATGCTGCGTGGTTCGTTGAAGTCAATCCTTCCAAAAGGAACCATGCTACCTGATGAATACGAAAGCAAACGTCCGGAGCAATTGTCTCCTGATGATTTTATTCGCTTGACCCTTGCCTTGGAGCAGCACTTGACTTAAGCGATACATCAATCGGAGGTGTTGATACGTGTACATAACACACTTACTCGAAGCCCCGAAAATCAGATTCCACCTACCTTCTAGGCCCTCTCGTTTTTCTATCTTTGGCCCAATTCCTTACGATGCGAAAGATCATTACACTCAGCGAGTACATCATCGATCGCCAGG
Coding sequences within it:
- the rsmA gene encoding 16S rRNA (adenine(1518)-N(6)/adenine(1519)-N(6))-dimethyltransferase RsmA; this encodes MKVRAKKALGQHFLKNRGIAMDIAKAMTMHGDYAKMLEIGPGTGALTTCILEAFPETELYVMEIDQESIVYLEQEKILPSGRILPVDFLRADLNELLGDNFGLIGNFPYNISSQILFRVFDHRDDIPEIVGMFQKEVAERVASGPGNKNYGILSVLLQLFYDIEYLFTVDAQEFDPPPKVQSGVIRLRRNEVTELECDVKKLKRVVKAGFNQRRKMLRGSLKSILPKGTMLPDEYESKRPEQLSPDDFIRLTLALEQHLT
- a CDS encoding DUF4286 family protein, yielding MILYNVTVSIDEDVHEEWLKWMKEKHIPDVMATGMFKENRICKVEGEEEGGKTYAIQYVAPDREHYDRYQKEFAAGLQADHTQRYQGKFAAFRTILEILHETR